A single region of the Terriglobales bacterium genome encodes:
- a CDS encoding GNAT family N-acetyltransferase — translation MRDEPGDYQVMSKWLSDPRVLEFHEGRDHPLALEQIESEYAPRIHDEEDVTPCLIILQSAPIGYMQFYLVGEESRNSYGLRADECLEAVYGIDQFIGEISCWNRGLGTRSILLLLRYLFQAKGARNAILDPHITNLRAIRCYEKCGFEE, via the coding sequence ATGCGCGACGAACCTGGTGACTACCAAGTGATGTCCAAGTGGCTCAGCGATCCTCGCGTGCTGGAATTTCATGAGGGGCGCGACCACCCACTGGCGCTCGAGCAAATCGAGTCTGAGTATGCACCGCGCATTCACGACGAAGAAGACGTTACCCCCTGCCTGATCATCCTGCAATCCGCGCCGATCGGCTACATGCAGTTCTATCTCGTTGGCGAGGAATCGCGCAACTCGTACGGCCTTCGGGCGGATGAATGCCTCGAGGCGGTATACGGAATCGACCAGTTCATTGGCGAAATTTCGTGCTGGAATCGCGGCTTGGGCACACGATCGATTTTGTTGCTGCTGCGGTATCTGTTTCAGGCCAAGGGCGCGCGCAATGCTATTCTTGATCCTCACATCACGAATCTGCGCGCGATTCGGTGCTATGAGAAATGCGGATTCGAAGAGTGA
- a CDS encoding TrmH family RNA methyltransferase, which translates to MENLRVVLVATRNPLNLGAAARAMSNFGALHLRVVKPYEKAYRESVSAVGASAVMKSAEEFATVPEAIVDCALVVGTTAVGNRDLRQPLIGLQEAAHLIRQRMKNSRVGLLFGSEKRGLSNDDMSYCHWLLQIPTREEHRSMNLGQAVAVCLYELSKNEIGKSKVENESPNTADEKHFAEMETVERVTRAWLEALQRSGYVGARARSTSEEKLRRMLRRFTWEEADAEVVLGMMKKIAAKLNKE; encoded by the coding sequence ATGGAAAATTTGAGGGTCGTGCTGGTGGCAACGCGCAATCCCCTGAACCTGGGTGCGGCTGCACGCGCGATGAGTAACTTTGGCGCCCTGCATCTGCGCGTGGTCAAGCCATACGAGAAAGCTTATCGGGAATCGGTGTCGGCGGTCGGCGCGTCGGCCGTGATGAAGTCCGCGGAAGAGTTCGCCACCGTCCCGGAAGCCATAGTGGATTGCGCCCTCGTAGTGGGAACGACAGCGGTAGGGAATCGCGATCTGCGGCAACCCCTGATCGGACTGCAGGAGGCGGCACATCTGATTCGGCAGCGCATGAAGAACAGTCGGGTGGGCCTGCTGTTCGGGTCAGAAAAACGCGGATTGTCGAATGACGATATGAGCTATTGCCACTGGCTGTTGCAAATCCCGACGAGAGAAGAACATCGGTCCATGAATTTGGGCCAGGCCGTGGCCGTGTGTTTATATGAACTGTCAAAAAACGAAATTGGAAAATCAAAAGTAGAAAATGAAAGTCCCAATACCGCGGATGAGAAACACTTTGCCGAGATGGAGACCGTGGAACGCGTCACCAGGGCTTGGCTCGAAGCACTGCAACGCAGCGGATATGTTGGCGCGCGCGCCCGGAGCACCTCGGAAGAGAAGCTCCGCAGGATGCTGCGCAGGTTTACGTGGGAAGAAGCGGACGCAGAAGTCGTGCTGGGCATGATGAAGAAAATCGCTGCGAAGTTGAACAAGGAATAA
- a CDS encoding CHRD domain-containing protein yields the protein MRRVLVVVFVLGVLFLAQTLRADSIFTATLDGAQEPTASTATGFGMVILNTAQTMITVNENWTGLIGGPATVSHIHCCAPPGSNAAVLFPFTGVPNVTSGSIPEQTFAITPAQVAELEAGMMYFNVHDAEFPGGEIRGQILPAATPEPASLGLLALGVLLMVVCAPKMRRVPAA from the coding sequence ATGAGACGTGTTCTTGTTGTTGTATTTGTTTTAGGTGTCTTGTTCTTGGCCCAAACGCTGCGAGCCGACAGCATCTTTACGGCAACTCTCGACGGAGCTCAGGAACCTACGGCAAGCACCGCTACAGGTTTCGGCATGGTGATTCTCAATACTGCACAGACGATGATTACCGTGAATGAAAACTGGACAGGCCTGATAGGTGGTCCGGCGACCGTAAGCCATATCCATTGTTGCGCGCCGCCAGGCTCCAATGCTGCAGTACTGTTTCCCTTCACTGGCGTGCCGAACGTGACGTCGGGCTCTATTCCCGAGCAGACATTTGCGATCACCCCTGCGCAGGTAGCCGAACTTGAAGCAGGCATGATGTATTTCAACGTCCACGATGCCGAGTTTCCGGGCGGGGAGATTCGCGGCCAGATACTGCCCGCGGCCACGCCGGAACCCGCGAGCTTGGGACTTCTGGCGCTTGGGGTGTTACTGATGGTGGTCTGCGCGCCAAAGATGCGCAGAGTACCCGCGGCATAG
- a CDS encoding MoaD/ThiS family protein: MILVELPPHLRSLAHVSGEVQLDVVAPVTLRAVLDALEAQYPMLRGTIRDHVTQERRAFLRFFACGEDLSHESPDAALPEAVTSGKEPVLIIGAIAGG; encoded by the coding sequence ATGATCCTAGTGGAGCTACCGCCGCATTTGCGCTCGCTGGCGCACGTTAGCGGCGAAGTGCAACTCGATGTTGTGGCACCGGTGACGCTGCGAGCGGTGCTCGACGCATTGGAGGCGCAATATCCGATGCTGCGAGGGACTATTCGCGACCACGTCACGCAAGAGCGCCGCGCCTTCCTGCGATTCTTCGCTTGCGGGGAAGACCTGTCGCACGAATCACCGGATGCTGCGCTCCCGGAGGCGGTCACGTCCGGCAAGGAACCTGTGCTTATCATTGGGGCGATCGCGGGCGGCTAG